One window of Gemmatimonadaceae bacterium genomic DNA carries:
- a CDS encoding methyl-accepting chemotaxis protein: MHQLSPMGPAFQLDGTERTHTPSWDRIPIVEIKSDGILSPIVGLLQRQAAFVIVFSISVVHVGIGWMAYRLFHLLSPDVQRAFLASGDVRWTIAVGAIWVVGLLVMASLLVLRLINAHITAPIAELARVSEAVAGGELAVPFVASATNNEVGRLSRATSSMIIALRRLAATMRSSARDTSALSAQITAASENMAAAAQQTAATSSALSQESKEMARTINEIAADAAKLEEVSSSLRGRAQEGLRRERHLRNLAQENRARLDDSSRALEMLTFDASASAESIDALATAVDEIRAFLTLVQKISRQSKLLALNAAMEAARAGEQGQGFGVVADEVRRLAADSAEAAERTDLLARAMAERVGRSRESAARTLSTLQTVNDATHHGRQSFLQVEQGVIDAEKWSGAIESAVEESGRLVVDMTRRLDNLALGTQGFASAVHQVATASEEQSGNIDQIALAANSLSAAARKVVQIAGTFRLGEAATPWDMQEVSP, from the coding sequence ATGCACCAGCTATCGCCGATGGGCCCCGCATTTCAGCTCGATGGGACGGAGCGGACACACACGCCCTCATGGGACCGAATCCCCATCGTCGAGATCAAATCCGATGGCATTCTGAGCCCGATCGTCGGGCTGCTCCAGCGCCAGGCAGCCTTCGTCATCGTCTTCTCGATCTCCGTCGTCCATGTTGGGATCGGGTGGATGGCTTACCGGCTCTTCCACCTTCTGTCGCCCGACGTTCAGCGCGCCTTCCTCGCTTCTGGCGACGTGCGATGGACGATCGCCGTGGGAGCGATCTGGGTAGTCGGGCTGCTGGTCATGGCTTCGCTCTTGGTGCTCCGGCTGATCAACGCGCACATCACTGCCCCGATCGCCGAGCTGGCGCGCGTGTCTGAAGCGGTGGCAGGCGGTGAGCTCGCGGTTCCTTTCGTTGCATCGGCCACCAACAACGAGGTCGGTCGGCTGAGCCGGGCGACTTCCTCCATGATCATCGCCTTGCGCAGGCTCGCCGCGACGATGCGGTCATCTGCCCGTGATACCAGTGCTCTGTCCGCTCAGATCACGGCTGCCTCCGAGAATATGGCGGCAGCAGCGCAACAGACAGCCGCCACTTCAAGCGCACTTAGCCAGGAATCGAAGGAAATGGCCCGAACCATCAACGAGATCGCGGCCGATGCCGCAAAGCTCGAGGAAGTTTCGAGCTCACTCCGAGGGAGGGCCCAGGAAGGGCTCCGACGAGAGCGCCACCTCCGCAACCTGGCCCAGGAGAACCGCGCCCGCCTCGACGACAGCTCGCGCGCTCTCGAGATGCTGACCTTCGACGCCAGCGCCAGCGCCGAGTCCATTGACGCCCTCGCCACCGCCGTGGACGAGATCCGCGCCTTCCTCACGCTGGTCCAGAAGATCTCGCGCCAGTCCAAGCTCCTTGCCCTCAATGCCGCGATGGAAGCCGCCCGGGCCGGTGAGCAGGGCCAAGGTTTCGGGGTCGTCGCCGACGAGGTGCGCCGTCTGGCCGCCGATTCAGCCGAAGCGGCTGAGCGTACCGACCTTCTCGCTCGCGCCATGGCTGAGCGGGTGGGGCGGTCCCGCGAGTCGGCCGCTCGCACGCTGTCGACGCTTCAGACGGTGAACGATGCGACGCACCACGGCCGCCAGTCCTTCCTCCAGGTGGAGCAGGGCGTCATCGACGCCGAGAAGTGGAGCGGCGCGATCGAGAGCGCCGTGGAGGAGTCCGGGCGTCTGGTTGTGGACATGACCCGCCGTCTCGACAACCTGGCTCTCGGCACTCAGGGCTTCGCCAGCGCCGTGCATCAGGTCGCCACCGCGAGCGAGGAGCAGAGCGGCAACATCGATCAGATCGCGTTGGCCGCGAACTCGCTGAGCGCCGCCGCCCGCAAGGTCGTCCAGATCGCGGGGACGTTCCGGCTTGGCGAGGCGGCAACGCCCTGGGACATGCAGGAGGTCAGTCCGTAG
- a CDS encoding N(4)-(beta-N-acetylglucosaminyl)-L-asparaginase, with product MTQNINRRDFVVVGAAAGLSLAIPATGMTEAPAVITRSAAKPLVIASGNGNRFRNGGSQTAVEKAFSMITGGSDVLDAVVAGVNIVELDPLDDSVGYGGLPNADGVVQLDSCVMHGPKKRAGGVAGIEGIRTPANVAKEVMLQTDHHLLAGKGAQDFARKLGFTVEDDLNTPNSRAKWLEWKRRTDPLHYLDPNARAAAEMRVRHEMVAEGLLDAEHIYGTINCDAINAKGEICGVTTTSGLAWKVPGRVGDSPILGAGLYVDNDVGAAGSTGRGEANLYNLSSYVIVDNMRKGMHPRDAMIDVCKRIAKNTVEKRLLNSRGLPNFGMSFYALDKQGRYAGVGMYKAGSYAICTENGAQTFEMEPAFEGKATD from the coding sequence ATGACTCAGAACATCAACCGCCGCGATTTTGTCGTCGTCGGCGCGGCAGCAGGACTCTCACTGGCGATCCCCGCGACGGGCATGACGGAGGCGCCGGCAGTCATCACGCGATCGGCCGCGAAGCCGCTCGTGATCGCCTCCGGCAACGGCAATCGTTTCAGGAATGGCGGATCACAAACGGCGGTGGAAAAGGCGTTCAGCATGATCACCGGCGGCTCCGACGTGCTCGACGCGGTTGTCGCGGGCGTAAACATCGTGGAGCTCGATCCGCTCGATGACAGCGTGGGTTACGGCGGACTTCCGAACGCCGACGGCGTCGTGCAGCTCGACTCGTGCGTGATGCACGGTCCGAAAAAGCGCGCTGGTGGAGTGGCGGGAATCGAAGGCATTCGCACGCCGGCGAACGTCGCGAAGGAAGTGATGCTGCAGACCGATCACCATCTGCTTGCCGGAAAGGGCGCGCAGGATTTTGCGCGCAAGCTCGGGTTCACGGTCGAAGACGATCTCAACACGCCGAACTCGCGAGCGAAGTGGCTCGAGTGGAAGCGGCGCACCGATCCGCTTCACTATCTGGATCCAAATGCGCGCGCCGCGGCCGAAATGCGCGTACGCCACGAGATGGTAGCCGAGGGCCTGCTCGACGCCGAGCACATCTACGGAACCATCAATTGTGACGCAATCAACGCGAAGGGCGAGATCTGCGGTGTGACGACGACCAGCGGTCTTGCGTGGAAGGTCCCCGGACGTGTCGGCGACTCACCGATACTCGGTGCGGGTCTCTACGTGGACAACGACGTCGGGGCAGCGGGATCCACGGGACGCGGTGAAGCAAATCTGTACAACCTTTCGTCGTACGTGATCGTGGATAACATGCGTAAGGGCATGCATCCCAGGGACGCGATGATCGACGTGTGCAAACGGATCGCGAAGAACACAGTCGAGAAGCGACTGCTCAACAGCCGCGGGCTGCCGAACTTCGGGATGAGCTTCTACGCCCTCGACAAACAGGGCCGGTACGCGGGCGTCGGGATGTACAAGGCCGGCAGCTACGCCATCTGCACCGAGAACGGTGCCCAGACGTTCGAGATGGAGCCGGCGTTCGAGGGTAAGGCTACGGACTGA